One region of Salvia miltiorrhiza cultivar Shanhuang (shh) chromosome 3, IMPLAD_Smil_shh, whole genome shotgun sequence genomic DNA includes:
- the LOC131017760 gene encoding pelargonidin 3-O-(6-caffeoylglucoside) 5-O-(6-O-malonylglucoside) 4'''-malonyltransferase-like, with product MNKISSKLIKPQTPTPQNLKNYKISFIDGFQQPKNICVFLFYESKPDDSRQLEESLARILIDFYPLAGRFIKNDCLVDCSDQGAVLVEAEAPGDVELIDLVTKIEIDRLNDLLPEQHFRYDEAPDNPLLSIQITRFSCGGATVAISVSHRVFDASSLETFVAAWSGAANPDDTTAGRIIPRPSFHLPSLLPSKGHEEMAADVGRPLTPIAGPGGPDQKFVVKRLLFSNEALTGLKSRVTGKPVSGVRVVCAFIARALIRVDRALHGSGRASIVLQLVNMRERTIPPQSRYACGNFAIPTTARIEGEDDVGVEELVRLLGDSVRRAIASYVEIMCPDRDGRDIIINNVKNFFTRGFTPETNLIMFSDLTRFRFDADFGWGKPVWSGIGPQQPLGNMVILMCGKEGDGIEAMVMLKENEMCCFEQDEEMKIFMS from the coding sequence ATGAACAAAATCAGTAGCAAGTTGATAAAACCACAAACCCCAACCCCTCAAAATCTCAAGAATTACAAAATTTCGTTTATAGATGGGTTTCAGCAGCCGAAGAATATTTGTGTTTTTTTGTTTTACGAATCGAAACCGGATGATTCTCGCCAGTTGGAAGAATCACTGGCCAGAATCTTGATTGATTTCTATCCTCTTGCTGGAAGATTCATCAAGAATGATTGTTTGGTCGATTGCAGCGATCAGGGAGCTGTGCTCGTCGAAGCAGAAGCTCCGGGCGACGTTGAGCTGATCGACCTCGTCACTAAAATCGAGATCGATCGGCTCAACGACCTCCTACCGGAGCAACATTTCCGATATGACGAAGCTCCTGATAATCCACTCCTCTCAATCCAGATCACACGTTTCTCATGCGGCGGGGCCACCGTCGCTATCAGCGTCTCTCATAGGGTCTTCGACGCGTCGTCGCTGGAGACGTTCGTCGCCGCCTGGTCGGGCGCTGCCAATCCGGATGACACGACAGCAGGGAGAATAATCCCCCGGCCGTCTTTTCATCTCCCCTCGCTGCTCCCATCCAAGGGCCACGAGGAAATGGCCGCCGATGTGGGCCGGCCGTTGACGCCCATAGCCGGTCCGGGCGGACCGGACCAAAAGTTTGTTGTGAAAAGGCTTTTGTTCAGCAACGAGGCCTTAACCGGCCTCAAATCCAGAGTAACCGGAAAACCGGTCTCTGGAGTGCGTGTTGTGTGTGCATTTATAGCCAGAGCCTTGATCCGCGTGGACCGCGCCCTCCACGGCAGTGGCCGAGCCTCTATAGTGCTTCAACTAGTTAACATGCGGGAGAGAACAATTCCACCCCAGTCGAGATATGCGTGTGGGAATTTCGCGATCCCGACAACCGCACGGATTGAAGGCGAGGACGACGTTGGTGTCGAAGAACTTGTTCGTCTATTGGGGGATTCTGTTCGAAGAGCCATAGCTTCGTATGTTGAGATCATGTGTCCTGATAGGGACGGGCGCGATATCATCATAAACAATGTGAAAAACTTCTTCACACGCGGATTCACACCTGAAACCAATCTCATAATGTTCTCGGATTTGACTAGGTTTCGATTCGACGCTGATTTCGGGTGGGGGAAGCCGGTTTGGAGCGGCATCGGACCGCAGCAGCCGCTGGGAAACATGGTGATTCTCATGTGTGGCAAAGAGGGCGATGGGATCGAGGCGATGGTGATGTTGAAGGAAAATGAGATGTGTTGCTTTGAGCAAGATGAGGAGATGAAGATCTTTATGTCCTAG
- the LOC131017762 gene encoding protein IWS1 homolog 1-like gives MGYENDPYRDEDGEPLMDFDEDMPSDGDEPQQYLLDDEADTVHDRRERSTTPVYSDSKANPRKRLIKKYSSDKVSRPVDFGLEDEEVGGDYSGGDEDNRAGVMKESHMGGGKRKEGGEKRKSVEKKRKGEAEARNFKVKRNGGGRVRDEEADPEMKEMWDTIAGGDSEEDQDGVRTLDDDNFIDDSGVDPAHRYLSDNEHSPSRAPQAEEGEEDAEINDLFKIGKKRKKTEKSPAEVALLVENVMAELEVVAEEDAELNRQGKPAINKLKKLSLLTDVLSKKQLQQEFLDHGVLTLMKNWLEPLPDGSLPNINIRAAVLRILFDFPIDLEQFDRREQLKKSGLGKVIMFLSKSDEETTANRKLAKELVDKWSRPIFNKSTRFEDMKNFEDERVLRQPSVKKVKGSGMPSGDYDLDLSKKSTGGSKSGHSSSSQHASRPEAMSMDFLVRPQSKVDPDEVRARAKQVVQDQRRVKMNKKLQQLKGPKRKQLQATKLSVEGRGMVKYL, from the exons ATGGGCTACGAAAATGACCC TTACCGTGATGAGGATGGTGAGCCATTGATGGACTTTGATGAGGATATGCCGTCGGACGGGGACGAGCCTCAGCAATATTTATTGGATGATGAAGCTGACACTGTACATGATCGCAGAGAGCGATCCACAACTCCAGTGTACAGTGACTCAAAGGCAAATCCCCGAAAGCGGTTGATTAAGAAGTACTCATCTGACAAAGTGTCACGCCCCGTGGACTTTGGtttggaggatgaagaggttggtGGGGATTATAGTGGTGGTGATGAGGATAACAGAGCCGGGGTGATGAAAGAAAGTCATATGGGTGGTGGAAAGAGAAAGGAGGGAGGAGAGAAGAGGAAAAGTGTGGAGAAAAAGCGGAAGGGGGAGGCAGAGGCTAGGAATTTTAAGGTTAAGAGGAATGGAGGAGGAAGAGTGAGGGATGAGGAAGCTGATCCTGAGAtgaaggagatgtgggacacaATCGCGGGCGGTGATTCTGAG GAGGATCAAGATGGCGTTAGGACCCTGGATGATGATAACTTCATTGATGACAGTGGTGTGGATCCTGCTCACCGGTATCTAAGTGACAATGAACACTCGCCAAGTCGTGCTCCCCAG GctgaagaaggagaagaggaTGCAGAAATAAATGATCTCTTCAAGATAggcaagaaaagaaagaaaactgAAAAGAGTCCTGCCGAGGTTGCTCTTCTCGTGGAAAACGTTATGGCTGAACTGGAGGTGGTTGCTGAGGAAGATGCTGAACTTAATCGTCAGGGGAAACCTGCCATAAACAAATTGAAGAAGCTATCCCTTCTCACAGATGTCCTATCAAA AAAACAACTTCAGCAAGAATTTCTAGATCACGGAGTTTTGACTCTCATGAAAAATTGGCTTGAGCCTCTACCGGATGGGAGCTTGCCAAACATCAACATCCGTGCTGCAGTTCTCAGGATTCTGTTTGAT TTTCCAATTGATTTGGAGCAGTTTGATCGTAGAGAACAGTTAAAGAAAAGTGGCCTTGGAAAG GTCATTATGTTtttgtcgaagtcggatgaggAGACTACAGCCAACCGAAAACTTGCTAAAGAGTTGGTTGACAAATGG AGCCGTCCAATTTTCAACAAGAGCACAAGGTTTGAGGACATGAAGAACTTTGAGGACGAAAGGGTTTTGAGGCAGCCTTCTGTCAAAAA GGTTAAAGGATCAGGAATGCCATCTGGAGACTATGACCTTGATTTATCTAAAAAATCTACAGG GGGGTCAAAATCTGGTCATTCATCTTCTAGTCAGCATGCTTCAAGGCCGGAAGCAATGTCGATGGATTTTTTGGTCCGTCCTCAGTCCAAGGTTGATCCAGATGAAGTTAGGGCTCGGGCTAAACAAGTAGTACAAGATCAGCGTCGTGTGAAG ATGAACAAGAAGTTGCAGCAGTTGAAAGGGCCAAAGAGAAAGCAGCTACAGGCGACAAAACTCAGCGTCGAAGGCCGTGGTATGGTGAAATATCTCTAG
- the LOC131017761 gene encoding pentatricopeptide repeat-containing protein At1g31920: MIASYLPSQPQQFLIQHQNHAKIPETDHYSNQKEQECISMIKKCKNLEEFKQIHGQILKFGLLWSSSFCASNLISSCALSQWGSMDYACSIFDQIDHPCSFDFNTMIRGYIKDMSSEQALLAYLDMLETGVGPDKFTYPALLKACASLSAAEEGMQIHCHVLKHGFIGDVFVGNSLINMYGKCGLLRDSCSVFEQMEEKTVASWSAVIAAHASLGMWGECVKLFSCMICDGGWRPEESVLVSVLSACTHLGRLDWGRCIHGYLLRNLSGLNAAVETAVIDMYIRCGSLEKGMCLFGEMVSKNHKSYSVAISGLASHGRGKEALGVFEQMIGEGLRPDDVAYVGALSACSHAGLVQEGVKYFERMTREHRIEPTMQHYGCMVDLMGRAGLVDEAHELIKSMPMEPNDVVWRSLLSACKIHRNLELGEVAAERLLKLNTQNAGDYLMLCSIYAQAGRWEDVSVGRVKLARVGLGQVAGTSAVVVRGEVHRFVSNDMLHHHPLQCEIHEMIHQMEWQLRFDGYEADTSQVSMNVGEEEKRERLRGHSQKLAIAFALISTSQGSVVRIVRNVRMCSDCHTYTKMISVIYERHIIVRDRNVFHHFKDGTCSCKDYW; this comes from the coding sequence ATGATTGCATCATACTTGCCGAGTCAGCCCCAGCAATTCTTGATACAACACCAGAATCATGCAAAGATCCCAGAAACCGATCATTATTCAAATCAAAAGGAGCAAGAATGCATCTCCATGATCAAGAAATGCAAGAATTTGGAGGAATTCAAGCAGATCCATGGCCAAATCCTCAAGTTTGGACTGCTGTGGAGCAGTTCATTCTGCGCCAGCAATCTCATCTCATCTTGTGCTCTATCACAATGGGGAAGCATGGACTACGCCTGCTCGATTTTCGACCAGATCGACCATCCGTGCTCCTTCGACTTCAACACCATGATCAGAGGCTACATCAAGGATATGAGCTCAGAGCAAGCACTGCTTGCATATCTTGACATGCTTGAGACGGGCGTGGGGCCGGATAAGTTCACGTACCCGGCCCTACTCAAGGCGTGCGCGTCTCTATCAGCGGCCGAGGAGGGAATGCAGATCCACTGCCATGTCTTGAAGCATGGATTTATTGGAGATGTGTTTGTGGGCAACAGTTTGATCAATATGTATGGGAAATGTGGTCTCTTGAGGGATTCGTGCTCGGTTTTCGAGCAGATGGAGGAGAAGACAGTGGCTTCTTGGAGTGCTGTCATTGCAGCTCATGCTAGTTTAGGCATGTGGGGTGAGTGTGTGAAGCTGTTCTCTTGCATGATTTGCGACGGCGGGTGGCGGCCGGAGGAGAGTGTTTTGGTCAGTGTGCTGTCTGCCTGCACTCATTTGGGCAGGCTGGATTGGGGCAGGTGCATACATGGCTATCTGCTTCGGAATTTGAGTGGTTTGAATGCTGCAGTTGAGACTGCAGTGATAGATATGTATATAAGATGTGGGAGTTTGGAGAAAGGGATGTGTCTGTTTGGAGAGATGGTTAGCAAGAATCACAAGTCTTATAGTGTGGCTATCTCGGGTCTGGCGAGTCACGGCCGTGGCAAGGAGGCTCTGGGCGTTTTCGAGCAGATGATCGGGGAAGGGTTGAGGCCGGACGACGTGGCCTATGTGGGAGCGCTGAGCGCTTGCAGCCACGCCGGCCTAGTTCAAGAAGGGGTCAAGTATTTTGAGAGGATGACCAGAGAGCATAGGATAGAACCAACAATGCAGCACTATGGTTGCATGGTTGACCTAATGGGGCGAGCCGGGCTGGTCGATGAGGCTCACGAGCTCATCAAGAGCATGCCTATGGAGCCAAACGACGTTGTGTGGCGCAGCCTTCTAAGCGCCTGCAAGATTCATCGGAATCTTGAATTAGGGGAGGTGGCAGCTGAGAGACTGCTGAAGCTCAACACACAGAATGCAGGGGACTATCTGATGCTGTGCAGTATCTATGCACAGGCTGGGAGATGGGAGGATGTGTCGGTGGGTCGGGTCAAGTTGGCCCGTGTGGGGCTAGGCCAGGTGGCTGGGACGAGCGCGGTTGTGGTGAGGGGGGAGGTGCATAGGTTCGTGTCCAACGACATGCTGCATCACCATCCTCTGCAGTGCGAGATACATGAGATGATCCACCAGATGGAGTGGCAGCTGAGGTTCGACGGGTACGAGGCAGACACGTCGCAGGTGTCGATGAATGTGGGGGAAGAAGAGAAGAGGGAGAGGTTGAGGGGCCATAGCCAGAAGCTGGCTATTGCTTTTGCACTCATTAGTACATCTCAAGGGAGTGTTGTGAGAATTGTGAGGAATGTTAGGATGTGTAGCGACTGTCACACTTATACTAAGATGATTTCTGTGATTTATGAAAGGCATATCATAGTTAGGGATAGGAATGTGTTCCATCATTTCAAAGATGGGACTTGTTCTTGTAAAGATTATTGGTGA